A stretch of Chitinophagales bacterium DNA encodes these proteins:
- a CDS encoding cell division protein ZapA — MSDTISINITIADRTYPIKVKANEQILIKEAERLINDKLYQFQMQFTGQEKLDYLAMSALMNVVEVMKINEEGTAVNEQVNKKLSEAELLVSEGLRKP, encoded by the coding sequence GCGACACCATAAGCATTAATATCACAATTGCTGACCGCACCTATCCTATTAAGGTAAAAGCGAACGAGCAAATTCTTATAAAAGAAGCAGAAAGGCTGATAAATGATAAGTTATACCAGTTTCAAATGCAATTTACAGGTCAGGAAAAGCTGGATTACCTCGCGATGAGCGCCTTAATGAATGTGGTGGAAGTAATGAAAATAAATGAAGAAGGGACAGCTGTTAATGAGCAGGTAAATAAAAAATTATCCGAGGCTGAGCTATTAGTTTCGGAAGGACTGCGGAAGCCTTAA